A part of Triplophysa dalaica isolate WHDGS20190420 chromosome 17, ASM1584641v1, whole genome shotgun sequence genomic DNA contains:
- the tekt3 gene encoding tektin-3, translating into MRRGDQRSAEVSVLLYTCRQWRSVYQHCERDGHDSNTRGGQFHRHMELIGSTQTATYARPKTSHFLPAISTTASSYRSHQPALTFNQTSNMPWKTNTYFRTGSAIPTVSALQRENLDLVRAKTMFYPSNRTALSTRYMPDDWYKSNHSNYRESESSRNSAERLRRDTIRLIQDKDQLTRRTQETTSKNIGERLNNISFWRSELNHEIDNMVTEIAALTDVKRRLERALAETESPLQVSQECLFHREKRMTIDLVHDDVEIDLIKEVEVIKSCQERMRRHLERAIAQLASNRAAQHELERDLSDKLTAQRIDDRCHHLRNTSDGISYYRGIDRLDPSISLPDTWSKFTDDNILHSQSERAASHRLRDEIEILLNATSNEMWNQFNAANVSFTNRISETADAKNNLQAHLAKTLQEIFQTEMLIEALKKAIRDKENPLKVAQTRLEERSRRPNVELCRDNPHHRLITEVREIEDTVQKLKGRLMEAENTLQNLVKTKVVLEYDLSVKANSMFLDQEKCMSMRKSFPSTPRLIGYT; encoded by the exons AGGTGGCCAATTTCATAGACACATGGAGCTAATAGGATCCACTCAGACGGCCACTTACGCTCGGCCAAAGACCAGCCACTTCCTGCCAGCCATTTCCACTACAGCATCCAGTTATAGAAGCCACCAACCAGCGCTGACCTTCAACCAAACTTCAAACATGCCCTGGAAAACCAACACTTACTTTAGGACCGGCAGTGCAATACCCACCGTATCAGCCCTCCAAAGAGAAAACCTGGACCTGGTCCGGGCCAAGACCATGTTTTACCCCTCAAACAGAACGGCTCTCAGCACACGCTACATGCCTGATGATTGGTACAAATCCAACCACAGTAACTACAGGGAGTCGGAATCCTCCCGGAACAGCGCGGAGAGGCTGCGGAGAGACACGATCCGGTTGATCCAGGATAAAGACCAGCTGACCCGCAGAACCCAGGAGACCACCAGTAAGAACATTGGAGAAAGACTAAACAACATCAGCTTTTGGAGGTCGGAGCTCAACCATGAGATCGACAACATGGTGACGGAGATAGCAGCATTGACCGATGTCAAAAGGAGATTGGAACGAGCTCTCGCTGAGACGGAGAGTCCGCTGCAG GTGTCTCAGGAATGTTTGTTCCACAGGGAGAAACGGATGACCATTGACCTGGTTCATGATGACGTGGAGATCGATTTAATTAAG GAGGTGGAGGTTATAAAGTCATGTCAGGAGAGAATGAGAAGACATTTAGAGAGAGCCATTGCTCAGCTAGC ttcaaACCGTGCTGCCCAGCATGAGCTGGAGAGAGATTTGAGCGATAAGTTGACAGCACAGAGAATCGATGACAGGTGTCACCACCTCAGAAACACATCTGACGGAATCAGTTACTACAGAGGAATCGATCGCCTGGACCCATC TATCAGTCTTCCAGACACCTGGTCCAAGTTCACTGATGACAACATCCTTCACTCTCAGAGTGAACGGGCCGCATCTCACAGACTTCGTGATGAGATCGAGATTCTGCTCAACGCCACTTCCAACGAGATGTGGAACCAGTTTAACGCCGCAAACGTGTCCTTTACCAACCGTATCTCTGAAACAGCAGATGCCAAAAACAATTTGCAGGCACACCTGGCCAAG ACCCTTCAGGAAATCTTCCAGACTGAAATGCTAATCGAGGCTCTAAAAAAGGCGATCCGAGACAAAGAGAACCCGCTTAAAGTCGCCCAGACTCGTCTGGAAGAAAGATCTCGCAGACCTAACGTCGAACTGTGCAGGGACAACCCTCACCACAG GTTGATCACTGAAGTGAGGGAGATTGAAGACACTGTTCAGAAGTTGAAAGGAAGATTAATGGAGGCGGAGAACACTCTGCAGAACTTGGTGAAGACGAAGGTCGTTCTGGAGTACGACCTGTCGGTGAAAGCCAACTCTATGTTTCTGGATCAGGAGAAGTGCATGAGTATGAGGAAGAGCTTTCCCAGCACGCCTCGCTTGATCGGATATACCTAG